Proteins encoded by one window of Halobaculum halobium:
- a CDS encoding hydrogenase iron-sulfur subunit, producing MNVGAFVCSCGGTCDVDLESVRDGVRDVDVVASSEQLCRDALPAVDGLIDEYDLDQLIVGACDDGCKATFDDLVERKGLHPDAAAYVDHRERAGWVHERDDATDKTARLINARRTGLEYEAATRTVSREAGDGVLVVGDAETAAALADSADVTLLANGAEYADADADLSDVDIARGRLVAVEGRFGEFEVQVEARVTDDCISCMKCVKEGPDGMVTRRPVDIHPDAPEGEWTECCPTDAIDLSGVTRTVEADQVVDPAGTSTARGGRIGYYTGPVDAGTIASVESLLGGVEKPKYLDLEMDVCAAGDSGQQGCTACVDACPHDAVDRPAVDEVEFDLTACENCGACTSSCPTGATSLREPSNERIAREVEALLSRETDEGGIWPFTGSDGGIETPVVAFTCDERAAAALDEYGRRAAAGEDITYPPVLPVEVNCTDTVGEGHVMHALAAGAAGVAIVGCGGSCLHSGPDPKAELVDRLNRATTDLGLGERVAFFAPDPREPAAFAEELSRFTELTLDPTPVPEGEHRSTGVVREDKPNPAFNSHDWTLESVRRLLEFAEPEREVIRGLKDFGVMSVSDACNLTPTCSTLCPTDAIRRTDDGNLQFNHEDCVNCELCEEGCPETAITMERGLDLSRLPENRTAGEGAVAADDPRWETVHDGEMLECVRCGDPFTSAASAEHIQSEVGNLVEGIAPNSEHSVFEYCGSCRAQLLFDNR from the coding sequence ATGAACGTCGGGGCATTCGTCTGTTCGTGCGGGGGGACCTGCGACGTGGACCTGGAGTCGGTCCGCGACGGAGTCCGCGATGTCGACGTCGTCGCGTCGTCCGAGCAGCTGTGCCGGGACGCGCTCCCCGCCGTCGACGGACTGATCGACGAGTACGACCTCGATCAGCTGATCGTCGGTGCCTGCGACGACGGCTGCAAGGCGACGTTCGACGACCTCGTCGAGCGCAAGGGGCTGCACCCGGACGCGGCCGCCTACGTCGACCACCGCGAGCGAGCCGGTTGGGTCCACGAGCGCGACGACGCCACCGACAAGACCGCGCGGCTGATCAACGCCCGACGAACGGGGCTGGAGTACGAGGCCGCCACGCGAACCGTCTCTCGGGAGGCGGGCGACGGCGTCCTCGTCGTCGGCGACGCCGAGACCGCGGCGGCGCTCGCCGACTCCGCCGACGTGACGCTGCTCGCGAACGGCGCGGAGTACGCGGACGCAGACGCCGATCTCTCGGACGTCGACATCGCGCGGGGGCGCCTCGTCGCCGTCGAGGGGCGGTTCGGCGAGTTCGAGGTACAGGTCGAAGCGCGCGTCACCGACGACTGTATCTCCTGCATGAAGTGCGTGAAGGAGGGCCCCGACGGGATGGTGACGCGCCGCCCCGTCGACATCCACCCGGACGCCCCCGAGGGCGAGTGGACCGAGTGCTGCCCGACCGACGCGATCGACCTGTCGGGCGTCACCCGCACCGTCGAGGCCGACCAGGTCGTCGACCCCGCGGGCACGTCGACCGCACGCGGCGGCCGGATCGGCTACTACACGGGCCCGGTCGACGCCGGCACGATCGCCTCCGTCGAGTCGCTGTTAGGCGGGGTCGAGAAGCCGAAGTACCTCGATCTGGAGATGGACGTGTGCGCCGCGGGCGACTCCGGCCAGCAGGGCTGTACCGCCTGCGTCGACGCGTGTCCGCACGACGCCGTCGATCGACCCGCGGTCGACGAGGTCGAGTTCGACCTGACGGCCTGCGAGAACTGCGGCGCGTGCACCTCGTCGTGTCCGACGGGCGCGACGTCGCTCCGGGAGCCGTCGAACGAGCGGATCGCCCGCGAGGTCGAGGCGCTGCTCAGCCGCGAGACCGACGAGGGCGGCATCTGGCCGTTCACCGGGAGCGACGGCGGCATCGAGACGCCGGTGGTCGCGTTCACCTGCGACGAGCGCGCGGCCGCGGCGCTCGACGAGTACGGCCGCCGGGCGGCCGCCGGGGAGGACATCACCTACCCGCCGGTGCTCCCGGTGGAGGTGAACTGTACCGACACCGTCGGCGAGGGACACGTCATGCACGCGCTCGCCGCGGGCGCGGCCGGCGTCGCCATCGTCGGTTGCGGCGGGTCGTGTCTCCACTCCGGCCCGGACCCGAAGGCCGAGCTGGTCGACCGACTCAACCGCGCGACGACCGACCTGGGGCTGGGCGAGCGCGTCGCGTTCTTCGCGCCGGACCCGCGCGAACCCGCAGCATTCGCCGAGGAGTTGAGCCGCTTCACGGAGCTAACGCTCGATCCGACGCCCGTTCCGGAGGGCGAGCACCGCTCGACGGGCGTCGTCCGCGAGGACAAACCCAACCCCGCGTTCAACAGCCACGACTGGACGCTCGAGTCGGTCCGGCGACTCCTCGAGTTCGCCGAGCCCGAGCGGGAGGTGATCCGCGGGCTGAAGGACTTCGGCGTGATGTCCGTCTCGGACGCCTGCAACCTCACGCCGACGTGTTCGACGCTGTGCCCGACTGACGCGATCCGCCGGACGGACGACGGGAACCTCCAGTTCAACCACGAGGACTGCGTCAACTGCGAACTCTGTGAGGAGGGCTGTCCGGAGACGGCGATCACGATGGAGCGGGGCCTCGACCTCTCGCGGCTGCCCGAGAACCGGACCGCCGGGGAGGGCGCCGTCGCCGCCGACGACCCGCGGTGGGAGACGGTCCACGACGGCGAGATGCTGGAGTGCGTCCGCTGTGGCGACCCCTTCACCTCCGCGGCCTCCGCCGAACACATCCAGTCCGAGGTCGGCAACCTCGTCGAGGGGATCGCCCCGAACTCCGAGCACAGCGTCTTCGAGTACTGCGGCAGCTGCCGCGCGCAGCTGCTGTTCGACAACAGATGA
- a CDS encoding TorD/DmsD family molecular chaperone, with amino-acid sequence MSSDELAVYDARIELIDFCIEVFHDAPTEEFLSHLLSGDMRTPEDSVNDHLDAGFEHVRAFVDAHEDDDVSELRSDLRQKYTEVFVGPRPPVLLHETHYRDDTEFIGEGLAEVEASYGAAGWTPPEEYPEESDFVAVELAFLRWLVTKQREGRDETFGYERVFLDNHLMTWADDAAEDIRAETDEPLFLAAGEILAGLVEFEDEIVAQMV; translated from the coding sequence ATGAGCTCAGACGAACTCGCCGTCTACGACGCCCGGATCGAACTGATCGACTTCTGCATCGAGGTGTTCCACGACGCCCCGACCGAGGAGTTCCTCTCGCACCTCCTCTCGGGCGACATGCGCACCCCGGAGGACAGCGTGAACGACCACCTCGACGCCGGCTTCGAGCACGTCCGGGCGTTCGTCGACGCCCACGAGGACGACGACGTGTCCGAGCTGCGCAGCGACTTGCGGCAGAAGTACACGGAGGTGTTCGTCGGCCCGCGGCCGCCGGTCCTGCTCCACGAGACGCACTACCGCGACGACACCGAGTTCATCGGCGAAGGGCTCGCGGAGGTGGAGGCGAGCTACGGCGCCGCCGGCTGGACGCCGCCCGAGGAGTACCCCGAAGAGAGCGACTTCGTCGCCGTCGAACTCGCGTTCCTCCGGTGGCTCGTCACCAAGCAGCGCGAAGGTCGAGACGAGACGTTCGGCTACGAGCGCGTGTTCCTCGACAACCACCTCATGACGTGGGCCGACGACGCCGCCGAGGACATCCGCGCGGAGACGGACGAACCGCTGTTCCTTGCGGCCGGAGAGATCCTCGCCGGGCTCGTCGAGTTCGAGGACGAGATCGTCGCGCAGATGGTGTAA
- a CDS encoding molybdopterin-dependent oxidoreductase — protein sequence MSTEPVSLDLDRRSFMKASALAGAVALGGGGAGQALAQSDEGEEDGTDTDHNELTKTICNYCSVGCGFHGEKKGNSFVGMEPWEDHPVNNGSLCSKGAGIYETEHSEKRLKSPMRKVDGGWEKLSWDEAYSTVSDELTRIKDEYGADSTMWLGSAHHSNEESYAFRKLASLFGTNNVDHQARICHSTTVAGLANTWGYGAMTNTINDYRNFDMNLIIGQNPAEAHPIAMQHILEGQKRGGKIVVVEPRFTKTAAHADYFYRLRPGTDVALMMGVIKQLRDRGELDDEMLEGRVQAWPDVEDDLDTYDIETVSDITWLSTDEIEELTDLVAEHSPKMQIEWAMGGTQHNNGTQNIRSYALTSLASGSSAQSGGGLQVMRGHANVQGATDLAVASHILPGYYSVGSPGSWQWWCDVWSRTPQTSGTIEFDELYEEYGTMPPEKYVRQSTNTENADDIDESFPAENSMMFQKGLTVARWFDAALPQEDRLNETPIYQPNELKAAIVWGHSLNSISEMEKQRKAIENLDLLVVVDVFPSVASVLADVDQSDTEVVLLAASSQYEHYRSLTNSHRATQWSEPVRSPGHNSRPDLQIMQELAGHLGMGEHFDWGSGPALYNGKSTYESVIREFNLGMRTIGYCQDPARLQQHLEYDYAFSTEDTKADAPGTPVDGEYWMLPWPCWGEGHPGTPILWNDDMDPRDGGQDFRTRWGVQAPTPEEWEEMATDEPYPMQTTYDEQGEEGLSLLRDSYEPEWWDGTIEGVPQYPGFATTMPDDPSNADALTVPYEYALREDTSVADAAEAMNQKYDWANYDMDFYGQFDNPQPDAPTGRGRARGVVWSFLDTTPVHREPIESPRPDLVEQWPANGQQRNFYRLDQNNSVTQEESMQRLTDAGAFEEQSGDGEWTILTSGRQVEHQGGGSETRSNEHTADLQPHMYVEINPDMADRLGVDGGDLVVASTTDRGSILVKARVTHRPNDSETFFPFHWGGMFKGESLEERYPEGTVPYAIGEPVNAITSRGYDVETQMQETKASMVRLQPATPSVVEELSMRPVEEDGLSENVVDIESYEFPQDRDGFGRQKDFDVRDNSTVQ from the coding sequence ATGAGCACGGAACCGGTCTCACTGGACCTAGACAGACGGTCGTTCATGAAGGCGAGCGCGTTGGCCGGCGCGGTCGCCCTCGGTGGCGGCGGCGCGGGACAAGCGCTGGCGCAGAGCGACGAGGGAGAAGAGGACGGAACAGACACAGATCACAACGAGCTGACGAAGACGATCTGCAACTACTGCTCGGTCGGGTGCGGATTCCACGGCGAAAAGAAGGGTAACTCCTTCGTCGGGATGGAGCCCTGGGAAGATCACCCGGTCAACAACGGGTCGCTCTGCTCGAAGGGCGCGGGCATTTACGAGACGGAGCACTCCGAGAAGCGACTGAAGTCGCCGATGCGGAAGGTCGACGGCGGCTGGGAGAAGCTCTCGTGGGACGAGGCGTACTCCACGGTCTCCGACGAGCTGACCCGGATCAAAGACGAGTACGGGGCCGACAGCACGATGTGGCTCGGGAGCGCGCACCACTCCAACGAGGAGTCGTACGCGTTCCGGAAGCTCGCGTCGCTGTTCGGCACGAACAACGTCGACCACCAGGCGCGCATCTGCCACTCGACGACGGTCGCCGGCCTCGCGAACACGTGGGGCTACGGGGCGATGACCAACACGATCAACGATTATCGGAACTTCGATATGAATCTGATAATCGGGCAGAACCCCGCGGAGGCCCACCCGATCGCGATGCAGCACATCCTGGAGGGCCAGAAGCGCGGCGGGAAGATCGTCGTCGTCGAGCCGCGGTTCACCAAGACCGCGGCCCACGCCGATTACTTCTACCGCCTGCGCCCCGGCACGGACGTGGCCCTGATGATGGGGGTCATCAAGCAGCTCCGCGACCGCGGCGAGCTGGACGACGAGATGTTGGAAGGACGCGTGCAGGCGTGGCCCGACGTCGAGGACGACCTCGACACCTACGACATCGAGACGGTGTCGGACATCACGTGGCTCTCGACCGACGAGATCGAGGAACTGACCGATCTGGTCGCCGAGCACAGCCCCAAGATGCAGATCGAGTGGGCGATGGGCGGGACCCAGCACAACAACGGGACCCAGAACATCCGCTCGTACGCGCTGACCTCGCTGGCGTCTGGGTCGTCCGCCCAATCGGGCGGCGGCCTGCAGGTCATGCGCGGTCACGCGAACGTGCAGGGGGCGACCGACCTCGCGGTCGCGAGCCACATCCTGCCGGGGTACTACTCGGTCGGCTCGCCCGGGTCGTGGCAGTGGTGGTGCGACGTCTGGTCGCGCACGCCCCAGACCTCGGGGACCATCGAGTTCGACGAACTGTACGAAGAGTACGGGACGATGCCGCCGGAGAAGTACGTCCGGCAGTCGACCAACACCGAGAACGCCGACGACATCGACGAGTCGTTCCCGGCCGAGAACTCGATGATGTTCCAGAAGGGCCTGACGGTGGCCCGCTGGTTCGACGCCGCGCTCCCGCAGGAGGACCGGCTCAACGAGACGCCGATCTACCAGCCGAACGAACTGAAGGCGGCGATCGTGTGGGGCCACTCGCTGAACTCCATCTCGGAGATGGAAAAACAGCGCAAGGCCATCGAGAACCTCGACCTGCTGGTCGTCGTGGACGTGTTCCCGTCGGTGGCGTCGGTGCTGGCCGACGTAGACCAATCCGACACGGAAGTCGTCCTGCTGGCGGCGTCCAGCCAGTACGAGCACTACCGTTCGCTGACAAACTCCCACCGCGCGACCCAGTGGTCCGAGCCGGTTCGCTCGCCGGGACACAACTCCCGCCCCGACCTGCAGATCATGCAGGAACTCGCGGGTCACCTCGGCATGGGCGAGCACTTCGACTGGGGCTCCGGTCCGGCGCTGTACAACGGGAAGTCGACGTACGAGTCCGTCATCCGAGAGTTCAACCTCGGCATGCGGACCATCGGCTACTGCCAGGACCCGGCGCGCCTCCAGCAACACCTGGAGTACGACTACGCCTTCTCCACCGAGGACACGAAGGCGGACGCGCCCGGCACGCCGGTCGACGGCGAGTACTGGATGCTCCCGTGGCCGTGCTGGGGCGAGGGCCATCCGGGCACGCCGATCCTCTGGAACGACGACATGGACCCCCGCGACGGGGGGCAGGACTTCCGCACCCGGTGGGGCGTGCAGGCGCCCACGCCCGAGGAGTGGGAGGAGATGGCGACCGACGAACCGTACCCGATGCAGACGACGTACGACGAGCAGGGCGAGGAGGGCCTCAGCCTGCTTCGCGACTCGTACGAGCCAGAGTGGTGGGACGGCACGATCGAAGGCGTCCCGCAGTACCCCGGCTTCGCGACGACGATGCCGGACGACCCGAGCAACGCGGACGCGCTGACGGTCCCGTACGAGTACGCGCTCCGCGAGGACACGTCGGTCGCTGACGCCGCCGAGGCGATGAACCAGAAGTACGACTGGGCCAACTACGACATGGACTTCTACGGCCAGTTCGACAACCCGCAGCCGGACGCGCCGACGGGGCGCGGCCGTGCCCGCGGCGTCGTCTGGAGCTTCCTCGACACGACGCCGGTCCACCGCGAGCCGATCGAGAGCCCGCGACCCGACCTCGTCGAGCAGTGGCCCGCGAACGGCCAGCAGCGGAACTTCTACCGCCTCGACCAGAATAACAGCGTCACCCAAGAGGAGTCCATGCAGCGGCTCACTGACGCCGGCGCGTTCGAGGAGCAGTCCGGCGACGGCGAGTGGACGATCCTCACGAGCGGCCGCCAGGTCGAGCACCAGGGCGGCGGCTCCGAGACGCGTTCGAACGAGCACACCGCCGACCTCCAGCCGCACATGTACGTGGAGATCAACCCGGACATGGCCGATCGGCTGGGCGTCGACGGCGGCGACCTCGTGGTCGCGTCGACGACCGACCGCGGGTCGATCCTCGTGAAGGCGCGCGTCACCCACCGCCCGAACGACAGCGAGACCTTCTTCCCGTTCCACTGGGGCGGGATGTTCAAGGGCGAATCGCTGGAGGAGCGCTACCCCGAGGGGACGGTGCCGTACGCCATCGGGGAACCGGTGAACGCGATCACCTCCCGTGGCTACGACGTGGAGACCCAGATGCAGGAGACGAAGGCGTCCATGGTCCGACTCCAGCCGGCGACGCCCTCGGTCGTCGAGGAGCTGTCGATGCGGCCCGTCGAGGAGGACGGCCTCTCGGAGAACGTCGTCGACATCGAGTCGTACGAGTTCCCGCAGGACCGCGACGGCTTCGGCCGGCAGAAGGACTTCGACGTCCGCGACAACAGCACGGTTCAGTGA
- a CDS encoding 4Fe-4S dicluster domain-containing protein, with protein sequence MATNETSKQVMSQGVMSTGDDARIFPDVEACIDCGGCVVACKRTWDVPRDEQRISISTMLEGQPAEPMERYNTNSGGALGQADSSPGETAIPMQCYHCEEAPCVSVCPTDSLIKKDNGFVDVRDNLCVGCQYCLSACPFGAPQFPGSDEGSARLFGSGGTMDKCTMCEERQDIGKGPACAEECATDALLVGDAEEISDELDRRGSDSFFNTVAMEIIFGEDADEFEGSNA encoded by the coding sequence ATGGCAACTAACGAAACCAGCAAGCAGGTGATGAGTCAGGGGGTGATGAGCACCGGCGACGATGCTCGCATCTTCCCGGACGTCGAAGCCTGCATCGACTGCGGTGGGTGCGTCGTCGCGTGCAAGCGGACGTGGGACGTGCCCAGGGACGAACAGCGAATCAGCATCTCGACGATGCTGGAGGGACAGCCGGCGGAGCCGATGGAGCGGTACAACACCAACAGCGGCGGCGCGCTCGGCCAGGCGGACTCCTCGCCCGGCGAGACCGCCATCCCGATGCAGTGTTACCACTGCGAGGAGGCGCCGTGCGTGTCGGTGTGCCCGACGGATTCGCTGATCAAGAAGGACAACGGGTTCGTCGACGTTCGCGACAACCTCTGTGTCGGCTGTCAGTACTGCCTGTCCGCGTGTCCGTTCGGCGCGCCGCAGTTCCCCGGCTCCGACGAGGGCTCCGCGCGGCTGTTCGGCAGCGGCGGCACGATGGACAAGTGTACCATGTGCGAGGAGCGACAGGACATCGGCAAGGGGCCCGCCTGCGCCGAGGAGTGCGCGACCGACGCGCTGCTCGTCGGCGACGCCGAGGAGATCTCGGACGAGCTCGACCGGCGAGGCTCCGATTCGTTCTTCAATACCGTCGCCATGGAGATCATCTTCGGCGAGGACGCCGACGAGTTCGAGGGGAGCAACGCATGA